The Aliiroseovarius pelagivivens DNA segment GTGCCGCAAGCCATTGTTGATGGATTTCTGGCCAGCTCGGGCCATCTGGGCGACCGGCTGATTGCCGCAATGCGCGCAGGCCTCGCGGCTGGTGGCGAAGCTGGCCCAATCCATTCGGCAGGCATGATGCTGGTCGACAAGGTCGCATGGCCGGTCGCCGACTTGCGCTGCGACTGGACCGAGGACTGTCCAATCGAAAACATCGCCACCGCGTGGGAAATCTATAAGCCGCAGCTGGACGCCTATGTCCAACGCGCGCTCGACCCGCGCGAGGCGCCGTCCTACGGCGTACCCGGCGACGAATAACCCAAGACCGCAACAGGAAACGGAGGGCAAAGTGGGTGATTTGAGAACGAAGCTTCAGGAGTTGGCCGCCTTGCCGGCCGACCGGCCGATGTGCATGCCGGGTGCATTTTATACCAATCAGGCCCAGTTCGAACACGAGGCCGCCACCGTATTGCACAACGGGTGGCATTGCCTTGGTCGCGCGGACGAAATCCCTGAACCAGGTGACTTCTTCACCGTAAAACTTCTGACCGAACCTTTGATCGTCATACGTGGCGATGACGGGGATGTACGCGTGCTGGCCAATGTCTGCCGTCACCGGGGCATGCCGTTGGCCGAAGGGCGCGGAAACGTGAAGCGTTTCGTGTGTTCGTATCATGCCTGGACCTATGGCCGAGACGGGGCGCTTTTGCGGGCCGCGCGGATGGAAAACGCCGGGTTCGACACTAAGAATTGTCGTCTGCATGGGCATAATGTGCATCTGTGGAACGGGTTCATTTACGTCAATCTAGACACTTATGCGGCCCCGTTTGATCACCCGGATCTCGACGGATTGCTGGCTCCTTACGAAACCGAGAAGTTCCGTTTGGTCCACGTAGCCGAAGAGAACTGGCTTACCAACTGGAAGTGCCTCGTCGAGAATTTCATGGAAGGCTACCACCTGTCCGTAGTCCATCCTCAAACCTTGCATGGCTACACCCCCACGGGGTTGGCGCGCAAATTGTTGGCCGGCTATGACTTCACCTCGTATGCCGCAAACTACCCCGCGACGATCCCCCCTCGCGGGAAAGGGGCTGACGGGCTGAACGACGACGAACGCATGCGCTCGACCCTGTTTGCGAAGTTCCCGACCCAAGTTGCCAGCCAAGCGGCCAGTCTTTTGGTGTCGCTCAGTATTTTCCCGCTCAGTGCGGGGGAAATCCGTGTGAAGTGGACCATGTCCGTCTATGGCGACGATCTGGAAGACGAAACCATCACCGCCCGCATCAAGCTGTGGGAAGAGGTCAACCGCGAGGACCGCGAAAAGCTTGAGCGCATGCAGGTGGCCTTGGGGTCCGAGCACGCGCTTGAGGGGCCGCTTGCAGGGGATGACTACGAAGGAACAATCCGCGATTTCCAAATCTGGCTAGCGCGGCAGGACAGCGCCATCGTGGCCGCCCAATAGGAGAGAGAAATGCTTGACCACACCCTAGAAGACTGGCGCAACCGCGCGGCTCAGATTTCCTTCCGCAACAAGGCCTTCATCGACGGCAAATTCGTTGATGCCGTGTCGGGCAAGACCTTCGACAGCATCAATCCGGCCAATGGGCAGGTGCTGGCGCAGGTGGCCGAATGCGACGCGGCGGATGTAGATCTGGCCGTGGCGGCCGGCCGGCGCGCGTTCGAGGATGGGCGCTGGTCGCGTATGGCGCCGGGGGATCGCAAGGCAATACTTCTGAAGCTGGCCGACTTGATCCGTGCGAACCTGTACGAAATGGCGCTTCTGGACAGTCTGGACATGGGCAAGCTGGTAACCGATGCGGTCACCGTAGATGCCCCCGGTTCAGCCCATTTCTTCCAGTGGCACGCAGAAGCCATCGACAAAATCTATGACGAGGTCGCCCCGACAGGCCCCGGCGATCTGGCGCTGGTCAGTCGCGTGCCCTTGGGCGTAATCGGCGCAGTAACTCCGTGGAACTTTCCCTTGGACATGGCCACATGGAAATCAGCGGCGGCGCTGGCAGCTGGCAACTCGGTCGTGTTGAAGCCGGCTGAACAATCGCCCCTATCCGCCTTGCGGCTGGCCGAACTGGCGGCTGAGGCTGGCGTCCCTGACGGTGTCTTCAACGTGGTGCCCGGCTTTGGACAAACAGCGGGCCAGGCGCTGGGCTTGCATATGGATGTGGACTGTCTGGCCTTCACCGGCTCGACCATGATCGGCAAGAAATTCATGGAGTATTCCGGCCAGTCGAACCTGAAACAGGTGTGGCCGGAAACGGGTGGAAAATCCCCCAACCTAATCTTTGCCGATTGCGAGAATTTGGACGCAGCTGCCGACATGGCCGCCTTTGGCATCTTCTTTAATCAGGGCGAAGTCTGCTCGGCCAATTCGCGGCTGTATGTGGAACGCTCGATCAAGGATGCGTTCGTCGAAAAGATGATCGCACGAGCCGAAGGAATGCAGCCGGGCGATCCGTTGGACCCCGCCTCGAAAATGGGCGCCATTGTCGACGAGAAGCAGACCGAGGGCATCATGCGCTTTGTTGAAGGCGGCAAGAAAACCGCCAATCTGGTGGCAGGGGGCGAACGCGCTTACGTGGACGGCAAGGGCTGTTTCGTGCCACCCACCATCTTTGCTGACGTCGCCCATGACGATCCGCTGGCGCGAGACGAGATTTTCGGCCCGGTGCTGTCGATCATCCCGTTCGACAGCGAGGACGAAGCCGTCACCATGGCCAATGACTCGGTCTATGGGCTGGCAGCATCGGTTTGGACCGACAACCTAAGCCGCGCGCTGCGTGTGTCGGACAAGCTGTTTGCCGGAACCGTTTCGGTCAACACCGTCGACGCGCTGTCCGCGCAGACTCCCTTCGGCGGCATGAAACAGTCGGGCTTTGGCCGCGATCTGTCCTTACACAGCTTCGACAAATACACCGCGTTGAAGACCACATGGATCAAGTATCAGTCTTGAACCATTTGAACCGTAAGGCATAATCGCACGATGGCTTTGCGGTTCACTCTTCGTCAGTTGGAATACTTCGTCGCCGTCGGCGAGGAAGGCTCGATCTCGCACGCCAGCGAGCGGGTGAATGTGTCGTCGCCGTCGATCTCGGCCGCGATTTCCCAGCTAGAAGACGAATTCGGCTTGCCGCTTTTCGTACGCAAACACGCGCATGGGCTGAGCCTGACCCAAGCGGGCCGACAGTTCATGGCGCAAGCCAAGCAGGTGTTGCAGGAAGCGGATGCCCTGAACCGGCTGGCGGGCGATATCTCGGGCAATGTGCAGGGGCCGCTGAACATCGGTTGCCTTGTGACCTTCGCGCAGGTGCTTTTGCCCGCGATTCGGCGTCAGTTTGAACTGAAATACCCGGATGTCCGCGTCAGCCAGATTGAAACCGACCAGCTGAACCTGATCGAGCAGCTGCGCCGGGCGCAAATCGACGTGGCGTTGTCCTATGACCTCGAGATCCCGCCGGATCTAGAATTCGTGCCGCTTCGCTCGCTCCCCCCCTATGCAATGGTGCCCGAAGGCCACCCCCTTGCCCGTCAGAACGAGGTCGAGGTGGCCGAGCTTCTGGATTATCCGATGGTCCTTTTGGACCTGCCGCTCAGCAGCAACTATTTCCTCAGCTTCTTTGACCAAACAGGTCGCAAGCCCCGCATTGTCGAACGTACGCGGGACATGGCGGTGATGCGGTCGATGGTGGCCAACGGGTTTGGCTATGCAATCGCCAATATTAGACCCTATTCCGACCTGTCTCCGGACGGGCGGCGGCTGGTGTTTATCCCTTTGAAAGGGGAACAGCGCCCCATGCGACTGGGCCTGATTGTCCCCGAAGGCGCGCGCAGTGTCTTGACGGTGAACGCCTTCATTGACCACGCCGCGACAGTAATCCGCGACTGGAATTATCCCGGCAGCGCCATCCCACCCAAGAGTTAAGCACAGCCTAAGCCGCGCTTTCACAAGCACGACTTTAGCCTAACCCAATCATCTGTCACGCTGGCCCGATAACACCATCCTGACAGGAGATGAAACGTGCGCGATCCTCGCTATGACATTTTGTTCGAGCCCATGAAAATCGGGCCGGTCACAGCCAAAAACCGCTTCTATCAAGTGCCCCACTGCAACGGGGGTGGCTATCGCGATCCGTCTGCTGCTGCGGCGATGCGCGGGTCCAAGGCCGAAGGCGGTTGGGGCGTCATTTTCACCGAGCAGTGCGAGATGCACCATACCTCTGAAATCACGCCATTTATCGAGCTGCGCCTGTGGGAAGACAAAGACATTCCGATGCTGCGCAAAATGTCCGATACGATGAAAAGCAACGGGGCGCTTGCGGGCATTCAGCTTGCCTATTCCGGCGTAAATGGCCCGAATCTGTACAGCAAAGAGGTTCCGCTGGCCGTGTCCGCCCAGCCGATCCGCACCTTCACCAACGACCCGGTTCAGGCGCGTGCTTTGGACAAGCAGGACATCAAGGATCTGCGCCGCTGGTTCGTGAACGCCGCCGTACGATCGAAAGACGCCGGGTTTGACCTGATCTGCCTTTACGGCGCGCATGGGTTCGGCATTTTCCAGCACTTCCTTAGCCGCGCCACCAACCACCGGACGGATGAATATGGCGGCTCTCTGGAAAACCGCTCGCGCTTCGTGAACGAAGTGATTTCTGACATCAAAGACGCCGTGGGCGATACGATGGGGATCACCCTGCGTGTCAGCTTGGATGAGACCATCGGTGATCTTGGCTTTTCCAACGCCGAGGTGCGCGAGTTTGTCGAGATGAACAAAAACCTGCCCGATCTTTGGGATCTGGCGCAGGGCACGTGGGAGGATTGCTCGGGCCCGTCGCGCTTCAAGGAAGAAGCCGCGCAGGAACAGCTGGTCAAAGGCATTCACGAGCTTACGGACAGGCCCATCGTTGGCGTCGGGCGCTTCACCAGCCCTGACGTGATGGCCAAGATGGTCCGCACTGGCACGCTGGACTTCATCGGATGCGCCCGTCCGTCCATCGCGGATCCATTCCTGCCCAAGAAGGTCGAAGAAGGCCGGATCGAGGACATTCGCGAATGTATCGGCTGCAATATCTGCATCACCGGCGACATGACCATGTCGATCAGCCGCTGCACCCAGAACCCCACCTTCATGGAGGAATGGCGCAAAGGCTGGCACCCCGAACGGATGAACACCAAAGGCGACAGCTCGAACGTGCTGGTGGTTGGGTCCGGTCCTGCGGGCCTCGAGGCCGCGCGTGCCCTGTCCGAACGCGGCTATGACGTGGCGATGGCCGAGGCCGGCACCGTCATAGGTGGTCGCGTCACCCGTGAACGCACCCTGCCGGGCCTGTCGGCTTGGGGCCGTGTTGTGGATTACCGCGAATACCAGATCAGCCAAAAACCGAATGTCGAAACCTATTTCGACAGTGAGCTCGATGCGGAAAGCATCCTTGAGTTCGGGTTCGAGAATGTCTGCATCGCCACCGGAGCCAAATGGCGCCGCGACGGGGTCTCGCGCCAGCATGTGGTGCCCTTCCCGACCGATGCCGCCATGCCGCTGTTCACGCCCGACGACCTGATGGACGGGGCCAGCCCCTCGGGCCATGTGGTGATCTATGATGACGACCACTATTACATGGGTGGCGTGATGGCCGAGCTTTTGGTGCAGAAGGGGTGCAAGGTCACGCTGGTCACACCTGCCGCTTACGTCAGCGAATGGACACTAAACACGCTAGAACAGCACGAAATCCACCGCCGTCTGGTCGAGATGGGCGTGACAATCGAGCTGAACCGCGGCGTCACGGCCATCGGCAAGGATTGCGTGGAAACCAACTGCACGTTCACCGATCAGCGTCGTCCGATTGAATGCGACGGGGTGCTTCTGGTGTCTGCAAAGTTGGAGAACAACAGCGTCTACAACGACCTAAAAGCACGTCAGGCGGACTGGGCCGATGCCGGGATCAAGTCGGTCAAACTGATTGGAGACGCTCAAGCGCCCGGCCCGATTGCCTGGGCAACCTATGCCGGCCACCGCTATGCCCGTGAACTGGACGGAGAGGATATCGGCGACGCCCTACCCTTCCGCCGCGAAATCACCGAGCTGGCTGTGGACTGATCGCACCTGTTCCTTTGCCCACAGATCGGTCAGGATACATGCCGAAACGAAGGAGGCACAATGAGCCGCACAATTGAGATTCTTGAGCGGCTGATCGCCTTTCCGACCGTCAGCAAAGACAGCAATCTGGATCTGATTCGCTATGTGCAGGACCTGCTGCAAAGCGCCGGGTTCGCTTTGGTGCGCATCCCATCGCCCTGCGGTCAGAAGGCCGGGCTTTTTGCCCGAATCGGGCCTGAACTTGGCGGCGTTTGCCTGTCCGCGCATACGGATGTGGTTCCGGTCGATGGGCAGGAGTGGTCTAGCGACCCGTTTGCCCTGACCCAACGCGGGGATCGCCTGCACGGGCGGGGCACGACGGATATGAAGGGGTTTCTGGCCTCGGCTCTTGCGATGGCGGAACGTGCCGCGCGTGCGCCCCTGACAGAACCGCTCAGCCTTGCGATTTCCTATGACGAAGAAATTGGCTGTGTGGGCATACGCCAGATGATGCCGACGCTGGCGCCCCTTCTGGGCAATCCGCGCGCAGTGATTGTGGGCGAGCCGACCTCGATGCAGGTGGCGACGGGTCACAAGGGCAAGGTGGCGCTGAAGGTCACATGCCACGGGGAAGCGGGTCACAGTGCGCTGGCGCCCGAATTCACCAACGCCCTGCATGTCGCCGCAACGTTCATCGACGAGGTCCGCGCGCTTCAGGATCGGTTGGCTAAGGGCGCGACGGATACGGCCTATTCCATTCCCTATTCCACCGTCCATATCGGGCGTATGACCGGAGGTCGCGCACTGAACATTGTGCCGGATTTGGCAGAGTTAGAGATGGAATACCGTCATCTGACGCAAACCCCGGCGTCCGAGATTCTTTCCGATCTGACCGATATCGCCGAGCGTGTCGGCGCATCGTTCAACACCCCGACGGGTGTCGAGATCACACAAACCAATGCCTATTACGGGCTGGAAACGCCCATCGATGATCCGGTCATCAATTGGGCGACTCAGATGGCGAACACTCCCGACACCACCAAGGTCGCCTTCGGCACCGAAGCAGGTTTCTTCGCCGCCGAAGGGCTTGCGACCGTGGTGATCGGACCCGGAGACATGGCGCGCGACGGCCACAAAGCGGACGAGGGGGTAGACCTGTCCGAACTGGCCGCCTGCGACGCGATGATGGACCGGATCCTGACCGATCTCAGTGCGTAAACGCCCGGGTTAGATCCGCATCCGCGGCACGTCGTTGGGATCAAGTCGCAGCTCGATCAACAAGGGTTTCGTGCGTGTATCAATCGCAGTGATCGCGCTTTCCAACGTCTCGACGCTGTCCACATAGATACCCTGCCCGCCCAGCGCGGTGCCGATCTCAGCGAAGGATGGCCAGTCGAACATCGACAAGCCCGGATCCATCTTGCGGTCGAGGAACTGGATATGCTCGGCCCCATAGGCGCTGTCATTGGCGACGATCACGACCAGATCCTGCTTCATGCGCACGGCTGTGTTGAACTCGTTGATGCCACCCATCATGAAGCCGCCATCCCCGGTGAACAGCACTACAGGGCGGTCCTTCACGGCAAACCCCGCGCCAATGGCCACCTGAAGCCCCAGCCCGATCGAGCCGAAGTTGGTCGTGGCGATGAAGCTTTCCGCATCGGGGGCGGCGACACGGCACCAGACCTCGGTCATGAAGCGGCCGCCATCGGTGGTCAGGAAGCGATCCTTGGGAAGTGCTGCATCTAGACGATCCAGCGCGTACTCGAAATTCACAAAACCGGGCGCGGATTTGTCGGGGTTGCCTTTAGGGTGCGCGGTCAGAGCATCGATATCCAGCTCGGCGGTGAAGCCGCTGGGGGGGATTTCGGCCTCGTCCAGCCACCAGACGATATTGTCCGCCGTCAGCCCGGCATCCGCCACCAAGGCCGCGTCCGGGTGATAGTTTTTAGAGACTTCCGTCACCGTGTCATTCACTTGCACCACGCGTTTGCCCTTCATCAAGGCGCCCTTGTCGGTGGTGAAGTGATGCAAGGACGTACCGAAGGCCACAACACAGTCGGCCTTGGCGATTGCTTCATAGGCAGCCGGGGTCGACAGCGTTCCGAAGATGTCGATGTTGAACGGATGGTCATTGAACATCCCCTTGGCTTTCAGCGTGGTCGCCAGTGGGGCTTCCAGACGGTCGGCCAGTCGCTTGATCTGATCCACGGAGTCCTTGGCACCGATACCGGCCAGAATGATCGGGCGCTTCGCACTGGCGATCATGCCGATGGCTTCGTCCAGATCATCGCCTTCGGGCACATGAGCCGGGGCGCTGAAGGCGGGGAAGACATGCTTTTCGTGGGTCACTTCTTCCCACATGAAATCGGCGGGCATGTTCAACACGATGGGCCGCTTTTCGACTTCGGCGCGATAGATCGCATGCGCCACGTCATAGGATGCGGTTTCCGGCGACCGCATCTGTTCAAACCCCGCGCCGGTGATCTTCACCGTCTCGCGCTGGTCGATGTTCTGCAGGTTCTGTGGGTTGGCCACAGCCGTATCCCCGGTCAGAAGGACCATCGGCACGCGCCCCCGCACGCCTTCCGTCAGGGCGGTGACGCAGTTGGTCAGGGCCGGGCCGTGCGTGACCGTGGCGATGCCGACACTGCCGGACACGCGGCCATAGGCCAGCGCCATCAGAACGGCACTGCCTTCAAACGCAACGGGGACGAATTCGCCGCTGCATTCGCGGACATAATGATCGACCATGAACAGGTTCGCGTCGCCCATCAGGCCAAACATGGTGGTGTGATTGTGATCCACCAGCGACTGGGCGATGGATTGATATACATAAGCTGAGGCGCTCATCTATTGGACTCCCTTAGATGGACCGGCGTCAGAAACTGGCCGGTCTCACTTCTATTCTGGGTCCCTATGTATGTGCGCTAACATGACGAGGTCCACTGTTTTCTTGCAAATGAAACGATCGGACGCGACGTGAAGAACCAGTTCCTTGCCGGCATTGCCCTAGCCGCTGACCATTCCGGCAATCATCGCGCCCAAGGCGACAAGGTGAACCAGCATCAAAGCCTTGTCATTCCACAGCGCCCCAACAGCGAACCAACCGACAACGCCGACCAGGAACAGATAAAGGTTCCACGGGGTCCAGCCAAACCCCGTGGCGGTGTACCCCATGATCTGGATGGCCGATGCACCCCATTTGACGGCGAATACCAGCCGCTCGCGCGATGGTTCTGCGATCATCACATCAGACGGCACGGGTCAGACCTCCGTCAATGCGTAGGTTCTGCCCGGTCATATACCCCCCATTCTCTGATGCCAGAAACGCGATCAGAGATGACACTTCATCCGCACGGCCATACCGCCCCATTGGGATGCGTGCCTTGCGGTCCTCGGTCTCGGGCAGGCTGTCGATGAAGCCGGGCAAGACGTTGTTCATGCGGATGTTTTCTGCCGCGTATTTGTCGGAAAACAGCTTGGTGAAGGCAGCCAACCCGGCGCGGAACACACCCGAGGTCGGGAACAGGGGATCAGGCTCGAACGCTGCGAAGGTCGAGACATTGATGATCGCGCCACCGCCCTGTTTCTGCATCAAAGGCGTGACCAGCCGGGTCGGACGGATCACATTCATCAGGTACACTTCCATACCTTGATGCCAATCGTCATCGCTTATGTCCAAGACCGGACCTTTCGGGCCATGTCCGGCCGAATTGACCAGCACGTCCACCCGGCCCCAGCGGCTTTGCGCACCTTCGACCAGTTCGGTCAGGGCGTCATTGTCCAGATTGGAACCTGTCACGCCAAACCCGCCGAGTTCCTGCCCCAAGGCTTCGCCTTTGCCCGAGGATGACAGGATCCCGACCTTGAACCCATCCGCTGCAAGCCGGCGTGCCGTATCGGCGCCCATTCCGCTGCCACCGGCCGTCACAAGTGCTACTTTTTCTACTGACATATCAGTCTCCTTCATCGCTTAGACCTAAGATATTGGCCCCAAAGCGTCAGCGCGAACGAGATTTGATCTTCTTTGGCAATAGAATTACTATTGTCAGCATGGCCGATCTTCCTCCCCTCAACGGGCTTCGTGCATTTGATGTTTCCGGTCGCCGCCTAAGCTTTCGGGCTGCGGCGGACGAGATGGGCGTCACGCAAGGCGCCGTGGCGCAGCAGGTGCGTCAGCTTGAGGCACATCTGGGCGTCATTCTTTTTGACAGGTTGCCCAAGGGACTGGCTCTGACCCCTGCCGGGCGAAGCTATCACAGCAGGATTTCAAGCGCTTTTGACGAGCTGCGATCGGCCACGGCCCAGCTGAAACCCGAACCCGGCAAGGTCTTGATCAGCGTCACGCCGACCTTCGCGTCGAAATGGCTGATCCCCAACCTGCCGGATCTGGCGGAAAAGCACCCCGACATTGATCTGCGGATTCTTGCGACAGAGAAAGTATCGAGCTTTCACAGCGATGGAATTGACCTTGCGATACGCCAAGGGGAACCTCCGTTCGGCGCAGCACTGAATGCCACACTTCTGTTCAAGCGGGATGTGATCGCGGTGGCCGCGCCAAGTTTGATTGACCGCACCGACGCCGAACTTGATCCCAAGGCGCTGTCACAGCTTCCGAAAATTCACGACACCCATGATCTTTGGCCAAGCGTCTTGGCTGGACTTGGGATCAAGGAACAAAGCCAGCGGCACCTTCGGCTTAGCCAAACGGCGCTTGCGGTCGACGCCGCGATCTCGGGTCAGGGTGTGGCACTGGTCAATCGATTTCTTGCGGTCCGGGATCTCGACGCTGGGAAGCTTGTTGAAATCGGCCCACTGCCCGCGGTCACGGCGCAGGATTTCTATCTTCTGTCGATGCGAAAACCCGCACCTACCGCCGAGGTGAACGCCGTGATGAACTGGCTGACATCGCAGGCCAGATAAGCGTAGCGGGCCGCACACAAAAGCACGGCCCGATCAGTGTCATCATCTAGAACAAGAAGTCGGTTGTATCCAAGTCGTTGAGGCTGACGTCAACCAACGTGACC contains these protein-coding regions:
- a CDS encoding DUF6552 family protein, with the protein product MIAEPSRERLVFAVKWGASAIQIMGYTATGFGWTPWNLYLFLVGVVGWFAVGALWNDKALMLVHLVALGAMIAGMVSG
- a CDS encoding LysR substrate-binding domain-containing protein; protein product: MADLPPLNGLRAFDVSGRRLSFRAAADEMGVTQGAVAQQVRQLEAHLGVILFDRLPKGLALTPAGRSYHSRISSAFDELRSATAQLKPEPGKVLISVTPTFASKWLIPNLPDLAEKHPDIDLRILATEKVSSFHSDGIDLAIRQGEPPFGAALNATLLFKRDVIAVAAPSLIDRTDAELDPKALSQLPKIHDTHDLWPSVLAGLGIKEQSQRHLRLSQTALAVDAAISGQGVALVNRFLAVRDLDAGKLVEIGPLPAVTAQDFYLLSMRKPAPTAEVNAVMNWLTSQAR
- a CDS encoding aromatic ring-hydroxylating oxygenase subunit alpha, encoding MGDLRTKLQELAALPADRPMCMPGAFYTNQAQFEHEAATVLHNGWHCLGRADEIPEPGDFFTVKLLTEPLIVIRGDDGDVRVLANVCRHRGMPLAEGRGNVKRFVCSYHAWTYGRDGALLRAARMENAGFDTKNCRLHGHNVHLWNGFIYVNLDTYAAPFDHPDLDGLLAPYETEKFRLVHVAEENWLTNWKCLVENFMEGYHLSVVHPQTLHGYTPTGLARKLLAGYDFTSYAANYPATIPPRGKGADGLNDDERMRSTLFAKFPTQVASQAASLLVSLSIFPLSAGEIRVKWTMSVYGDDLEDETITARIKLWEEVNREDREKLERMQVALGSEHALEGPLAGDDYEGTIRDFQIWLARQDSAIVAAQ
- the argE gene encoding acetylornithine deacetylase; the encoded protein is MSRTIEILERLIAFPTVSKDSNLDLIRYVQDLLQSAGFALVRIPSPCGQKAGLFARIGPELGGVCLSAHTDVVPVDGQEWSSDPFALTQRGDRLHGRGTTDMKGFLASALAMAERAARAPLTEPLSLAISYDEEIGCVGIRQMMPTLAPLLGNPRAVIVGEPTSMQVATGHKGKVALKVTCHGEAGHSALAPEFTNALHVAATFIDEVRALQDRLAKGATDTAYSIPYSTVHIGRMTGGRALNIVPDLAELEMEYRHLTQTPASEILSDLTDIAERVGASFNTPTGVEITQTNAYYGLETPIDDPVINWATQMANTPDTTKVAFGTEAGFFAAEGLATVVIGPGDMARDGHKADEGVDLSELAACDAMMDRILTDLSA
- a CDS encoding thiamine pyrophosphate-binding protein; amino-acid sequence: MSASAYVYQSIAQSLVDHNHTTMFGLMGDANLFMVDHYVRECSGEFVPVAFEGSAVLMALAYGRVSGSVGIATVTHGPALTNCVTALTEGVRGRVPMVLLTGDTAVANPQNLQNIDQRETVKITGAGFEQMRSPETASYDVAHAIYRAEVEKRPIVLNMPADFMWEEVTHEKHVFPAFSAPAHVPEGDDLDEAIGMIASAKRPIILAGIGAKDSVDQIKRLADRLEAPLATTLKAKGMFNDHPFNIDIFGTLSTPAAYEAIAKADCVVAFGTSLHHFTTDKGALMKGKRVVQVNDTVTEVSKNYHPDAALVADAGLTADNIVWWLDEAEIPPSGFTAELDIDALTAHPKGNPDKSAPGFVNFEYALDRLDAALPKDRFLTTDGGRFMTEVWCRVAAPDAESFIATTNFGSIGLGLQVAIGAGFAVKDRPVVLFTGDGGFMMGGINEFNTAVRMKQDLVVIVANDSAYGAEHIQFLDRKMDPGLSMFDWPSFAEIGTALGGQGIYVDSVETLESAITAIDTRTKPLLIELRLDPNDVPRMRI
- a CDS encoding aldehyde dehydrogenase — encoded protein: MLDHTLEDWRNRAAQISFRNKAFIDGKFVDAVSGKTFDSINPANGQVLAQVAECDAADVDLAVAAGRRAFEDGRWSRMAPGDRKAILLKLADLIRANLYEMALLDSLDMGKLVTDAVTVDAPGSAHFFQWHAEAIDKIYDEVAPTGPGDLALVSRVPLGVIGAVTPWNFPLDMATWKSAAALAAGNSVVLKPAEQSPLSALRLAELAAEAGVPDGVFNVVPGFGQTAGQALGLHMDVDCLAFTGSTMIGKKFMEYSGQSNLKQVWPETGGKSPNLIFADCENLDAAADMAAFGIFFNQGEVCSANSRLYVERSIKDAFVEKMIARAEGMQPGDPLDPASKMGAIVDEKQTEGIMRFVEGGKKTANLVAGGERAYVDGKGCFVPPTIFADVAHDDPLARDEIFGPVLSIIPFDSEDEAVTMANDSVYGLAASVWTDNLSRALRVSDKLFAGTVSVNTVDALSAQTPFGGMKQSGFGRDLSLHSFDKYTALKTTWIKYQS
- a CDS encoding oxidoreductase, which translates into the protein MRDPRYDILFEPMKIGPVTAKNRFYQVPHCNGGGYRDPSAAAAMRGSKAEGGWGVIFTEQCEMHHTSEITPFIELRLWEDKDIPMLRKMSDTMKSNGALAGIQLAYSGVNGPNLYSKEVPLAVSAQPIRTFTNDPVQARALDKQDIKDLRRWFVNAAVRSKDAGFDLICLYGAHGFGIFQHFLSRATNHRTDEYGGSLENRSRFVNEVISDIKDAVGDTMGITLRVSLDETIGDLGFSNAEVREFVEMNKNLPDLWDLAQGTWEDCSGPSRFKEEAAQEQLVKGIHELTDRPIVGVGRFTSPDVMAKMVRTGTLDFIGCARPSIADPFLPKKVEEGRIEDIRECIGCNICITGDMTMSISRCTQNPTFMEEWRKGWHPERMNTKGDSSNVLVVGSGPAGLEAARALSERGYDVAMAEAGTVIGGRVTRERTLPGLSAWGRVVDYREYQISQKPNVETYFDSELDAESILEFGFENVCIATGAKWRRDGVSRQHVVPFPTDAAMPLFTPDDLMDGASPSGHVVIYDDDHYYMGGVMAELLVQKGCKVTLVTPAAYVSEWTLNTLEQHEIHRRLVEMGVTIELNRGVTAIGKDCVETNCTFTDQRRPIECDGVLLVSAKLENNSVYNDLKARQADWADAGIKSVKLIGDAQAPGPIAWATYAGHRYARELDGEDIGDALPFRREITELAVD
- a CDS encoding SDR family oxidoreductase gives rise to the protein MSVEKVALVTAGGSGMGADTARRLAADGFKVGILSSSGKGEALGQELGGFGVTGSNLDNDALTELVEGAQSRWGRVDVLVNSAGHGPKGPVLDISDDDWHQGMEVYLMNVIRPTRLVTPLMQKQGGGAIINVSTFAAFEPDPLFPTSGVFRAGLAAFTKLFSDKYAAENIRMNNVLPGFIDSLPETEDRKARIPMGRYGRADEVSSLIAFLASENGGYMTGQNLRIDGGLTRAV
- a CDS encoding LysR family transcriptional regulator, translated to MALRFTLRQLEYFVAVGEEGSISHASERVNVSSPSISAAISQLEDEFGLPLFVRKHAHGLSLTQAGRQFMAQAKQVLQEADALNRLAGDISGNVQGPLNIGCLVTFAQVLLPAIRRQFELKYPDVRVSQIETDQLNLIEQLRRAQIDVALSYDLEIPPDLEFVPLRSLPPYAMVPEGHPLARQNEVEVAELLDYPMVLLDLPLSSNYFLSFFDQTGRKPRIVERTRDMAVMRSMVANGFGYAIANIRPYSDLSPDGRRLVFIPLKGEQRPMRLGLIVPEGARSVLTVNAFIDHAATVIRDWNYPGSAIPPKS